Proteins encoded by one window of Tepidibacillus fermentans:
- the ald gene encoding alanine dehydrogenase, whose protein sequence is MRIGVPKEIKNNENRVAITPAGVETLQRAGHQVYIETGAGIGSGFTDEDYLAVGAVILNSAKEVWDQADMVMKVKEPLPSEYDYFREGLILFTYLHLAPEPELTKALIEKKVVAIAYETVQLDNGSLPLLMPMSEVAGRMSIQIGAQFLEKPQGGKGILLGGVPGVPPAEVVIIGGGHVGTNAAKMAIGLGANVTIIDLNADRLRYLDDIFQGRVNTLMSNSYNIAQAVKKADLVVGAVLIPGARAPKLVTEEMVKTMTPGSVIVDVAIDQGGSIETIDRVTTHDEPTYVKHGVVHYAVANMPGAVARTSTLALTNVTTPYALEIANKGYERAIKENRALARGVNVIDGQVTYEAVAKALNLTYVSLHQVLN, encoded by the coding sequence ATGCGGATCGGAGTTCCAAAAGAAATTAAAAATAACGAAAATCGTGTAGCCATTACACCTGCAGGAGTAGAAACTTTACAAAGGGCTGGTCACCAGGTCTATATTGAAACAGGTGCAGGAATTGGAAGCGGTTTCACTGATGAAGATTATTTAGCAGTAGGAGCTGTTATTCTTAACTCTGCCAAGGAAGTATGGGATCAAGCTGATATGGTCATGAAAGTAAAAGAGCCTCTTCCTTCAGAATATGACTATTTTCGTGAAGGTTTGATTTTATTTACCTATTTACATTTAGCACCAGAACCTGAGTTAACCAAGGCATTAATTGAAAAGAAAGTTGTAGCTATCGCTTATGAAACCGTTCAACTTGATAATGGTTCTTTACCCTTATTAATGCCAATGAGTGAAGTGGCAGGTAGAATGTCTATTCAAATTGGTGCTCAATTTCTTGAAAAACCGCAAGGAGGTAAAGGAATCTTATTAGGTGGAGTTCCTGGAGTTCCTCCGGCAGAAGTAGTCATTATAGGCGGAGGGCATGTAGGTACGAATGCTGCCAAAATGGCGATCGGTTTAGGTGCCAATGTAACCATTATTGATCTAAATGCTGATCGTCTACGATATCTTGATGATATTTTTCAAGGTAGAGTCAATACGTTAATGTCTAATAGTTATAATATTGCTCAAGCTGTCAAGAAAGCAGATTTGGTAGTTGGAGCTGTCCTTATTCCTGGAGCAAGAGCCCCAAAATTAGTGACAGAAGAGATGGTAAAAACAATGACTCCAGGTTCTGTCATCGTTGATGTGGCGATCGACCAAGGAGGTTCTATTGAAACAATCGATCGAGTAACGACTCATGATGAACCTACTTATGTGAAGCATGGAGTTGTTCATTATGCTGTTGCCAATATGCCTGGTGCTGTAGCTAGAACATCCACCTTAGCTTTAACTAACGTCACAACCCCTTATGCACTTGAAATCGCAAATAAAGGTTACGAAAGAGCGATAAAGGAAAATCGTGCATTGGCTCGCGGAGTAAATGTAATTGATGGACAAGTTACTTATGAAGCAGTGGCTAAAGCTTTAAATCTAACTTATGTTTCACTTCATCAGGTTTTAAATTAA
- the spoIIM gene encoding stage II sporulation protein M encodes MRRRPINDKIGNYVKQHFSLYIFTIILFIMGVIYGSLIIQSLSSNQKQEMIGYLSQFFHGLTSNGDAVFSTKVALKQVIFEHLKYLGMIWFLGLSIIGMPLILILIFMKGFVIGFTVSFLISQLQWKGFVFSFVSILPQNLLIVPAYIIASVAGIAFSLSLVLSRIKRNPYTPFIHQPFLSFFSLIMMMAAILVVASGFETFVSPYLMRSMANLFY; translated from the coding sequence ATGAGACGACGACCAATCAATGATAAAATTGGAAACTATGTGAAGCAACATTTTTCATTATATATTTTTACGATCATCTTATTTATCATGGGTGTGATTTATGGATCTTTAATTATCCAATCATTATCGTCGAATCAAAAACAAGAAATGATCGGATATCTAAGTCAATTTTTTCATGGTTTAACGAGTAATGGAGATGCAGTTTTTTCAACGAAGGTTGCTTTAAAACAAGTGATTTTTGAGCATTTAAAGTATTTGGGAATGATCTGGTTTTTGGGATTATCGATTATTGGAATGCCACTGATTCTCATTTTAATCTTTATGAAAGGATTTGTGATTGGCTTTACGGTCTCATTTTTGATCTCACAATTACAGTGGAAGGGATTTGTTTTTTCTTTTGTTTCGATCTTACCGCAAAACCTTTTGATTGTTCCAGCTTATATCATTGCTAGTGTAGCGGGAATTGCTTTTTCATTATCTCTTGTACTTTCAAGAATAAAAAGGAACCCTTATACTCCATTTATTCATCAGCCCTTTTTATCCTTTTTTTCCCTGATCATGATGATGGCTGCGATCTTAGTTGTTGCTTCCGGATTTGAAACCTTTGTATCACCATATTTAATGAGAAGTATGGCAAATTTATTTTATTAA
- the xerD gene encoding site-specific tyrosine recombinase XerD — protein sequence MERLIEQFIHYLLVEKGLAQNTLDSYRRDLISYFKFLKTYEISSIEDTNRSHIIGYLLSLKNKGRATTTISRNLASIRAFYQFLVRDRIIEKDPSQNLESPKIDKRLPKVLTVEQVESLLNMPDLKTPVGIRDRAMLELLYATGIRVSELVALNLDDLNMKMGFVKCFGKGSKERIVPLGSLAIKSIQFYLDHARNKLIKGKAEEALFVNHHGNRLTRQGFWKIIKKYAKPASIEMQITPHTLRHSFATHLLENGADLRSVQEMLGHADISTTQIYTHITRSKLKEVYSKAHPRA from the coding sequence ATGGAAAGATTAATCGAGCAATTTATCCATTATCTCTTGGTAGAGAAGGGATTGGCTCAAAATACATTGGACTCCTATCGAAGAGATTTAATCTCCTATTTTAAATTTTTAAAGACTTATGAAATCTCCTCCATTGAAGATACCAATCGTTCACATATCATTGGATATTTACTATCATTAAAAAATAAAGGAAGAGCAACAACTACGATATCCCGAAACCTTGCATCAATTCGAGCATTTTATCAATTTTTAGTAAGAGACAGGATCATCGAAAAAGATCCATCGCAAAATCTCGAATCTCCAAAAATCGATAAACGCTTACCAAAAGTCCTTACCGTTGAACAGGTTGAAAGTTTATTAAATATGCCAGATCTAAAAACACCAGTAGGTATTCGGGACCGGGCTATGTTAGAATTATTGTATGCGACAGGTATACGTGTTTCTGAGCTAGTTGCATTAAATCTTGATGATTTAAACATGAAGATGGGTTTTGTGAAATGTTTTGGAAAAGGGTCAAAAGAACGTATTGTTCCATTAGGCAGTTTAGCGATAAAAAGTATTCAATTTTATTTAGACCATGCTCGAAATAAATTAATTAAAGGAAAAGCAGAAGAAGCACTATTTGTGAATCATCATGGTAATCGTTTAACACGTCAAGGATTTTGGAAAATTATAAAAAAATATGCCAAACCAGCTTCCATTGAAATGCAAATTACACCTCATACATTAAGACATTCTTTTGCAACCCATTTATTAGAAAACGGTGCAGATCTCAGATCTGTTCAAGAGATGTTAGGTCATGCTGACATTTCCACAACACAGATTTATACTCATATTACAAGATCAAAGTTAAAAGAAGTTTATTCAAAAGCTCATCCCAGGGCGTAG
- the mce gene encoding methylmalonyl-CoA epimerase, which produces MNKTIRVLIAKPGLDGHDRGALVIAQGLRDEGMEVIYSGLRQTPEQIVATAIQEDVDCIGLSILSGAHNELLPEVMRLLKENQAEEILVIGGGVIPDDDIPFLKEHGIAEIFTPGASMKEIADFIRDNIEKKNSKQTRSTSVKKIDHIGIAVKSLDEAVPFYKEILGLTFLGMEEVLDEGVKVAFFEAGGVRIELLEPLHQESPIYKHIEKRGEGIHHLAFEVEDIVDQFSKLQERQISLLQNQPRRGAHDTKVGFIHPKSSHKVLIELCEKN; this is translated from the coding sequence ATGAATAAAACGATAAGAGTTTTAATCGCAAAACCGGGTTTAGATGGTCATGATCGTGGGGCTCTTGTGATTGCTCAAGGGCTTCGAGATGAAGGGATGGAGGTTATCTATTCAGGTCTAAGACAAACTCCAGAGCAAATTGTAGCAACAGCAATTCAAGAAGATGTAGATTGTATCGGTCTTTCTATTTTATCTGGTGCTCATAATGAATTATTACCTGAAGTCATGAGACTTCTAAAAGAGAATCAAGCCGAGGAAATCTTGGTGATTGGGGGTGGTGTTATCCCTGATGATGATATTCCATTTTTAAAAGAACATGGGATTGCAGAAATATTTACACCAGGTGCTTCTATGAAGGAAATAGCGGATTTTATACGAGACAATATCGAAAAAAAAAACAGCAAACAGACTAGATCTACCTCTGTCAAAAAGATCGATCATATAGGGATTGCGGTAAAAAGTTTAGATGAAGCAGTTCCTTTTTACAAAGAGATTCTTGGGTTAACATTCCTTGGCATGGAAGAGGTTTTAGACGAAGGTGTTAAGGTAGCATTTTTTGAAGCTGGTGGCGTTAGGATTGAGCTTCTTGAACCATTACATCAAGAAAGTCCGATCTATAAACATATTGAAAAGAGAGGGGAAGGTATTCATCATTTAGCTTTTGAGGTAGAGGATATTGTTGATCAATTTTCTAAATTACAAGAACGACAAATTTCACTATTACAAAATCAACCGCGAAGGGGAGCTCATGATACAAAAGTCGGTTTTATCCATCCAAAATCTTCACATAAAGTATTGATTGAACTCTGTGAAAAGAATTAA
- a CDS encoding M20/M25/M40 family metallo-hydrolase: MIHQQRLVEEFIELVKVDSETGNERAIADLLKQKFSNLGLQVVEDNSMQRTGHGAGNLAITFEPTDGMENQPVIYFTSHMDTVTPGKSIQPAVEGEAIVSDGTTILGSDDKAGIAAMLEAIRVVKEQQIPHGKVQFLITVGEESGLKGSRYLQKELLKADYGYALDSNGPVGDIIVAAPTQAKIHVIVKGKSAHAGVNPEDGISAIQVASHAISMMKLGRIDSETTANIGKFQGGSATNIVCDSVEIFAEARSLVEEKLLKQVEHMKKAFEEAASKFSTSVDFHSEIMYPAFRFEEDHPLVIKAKQAMIEIGRSPRILSSGGGSDANVLNGYGIPTINLGVGYENIHTTKERMPIRELVKTAELVISLIKQN; this comes from the coding sequence TTGATTCATCAACAAAGATTAGTAGAAGAATTCATTGAGCTAGTCAAGGTGGATAGTGAAACAGGAAATGAAAGAGCAATTGCGGATTTGTTAAAGCAAAAGTTTTCCAATCTTGGGTTACAAGTCGTTGAAGATAATTCGATGCAGAGAACAGGACATGGTGCAGGTAATTTGGCAATTACGTTCGAACCTACAGATGGGATGGAGAATCAACCAGTCATTTATTTCACTTCCCATATGGATACGGTAACACCCGGAAAGTCAATTCAACCAGCCGTTGAAGGTGAGGCTATTGTTTCTGATGGTACGACAATTTTAGGTAGTGATGACAAAGCAGGAATTGCAGCAATGTTGGAAGCAATCAGAGTGGTGAAAGAACAACAGATTCCTCATGGCAAAGTTCAATTTTTAATTACGGTTGGTGAGGAGTCTGGATTAAAGGGTTCTCGTTATCTACAAAAAGAGTTACTAAAAGCAGACTATGGTTATGCCTTGGATAGCAACGGGCCAGTGGGAGATATTATTGTGGCTGCACCAACTCAAGCCAAAATTCATGTCATCGTAAAAGGTAAATCAGCCCATGCTGGTGTCAATCCAGAAGATGGTATCAGTGCAATTCAAGTGGCCAGTCATGCCATCTCGATGATGAAGTTAGGGAGAATTGATTCTGAAACCACAGCAAATATTGGGAAATTTCAGGGAGGATCAGCTACCAACATCGTTTGTGATTCTGTTGAGATTTTTGCTGAAGCGAGAAGTTTAGTAGAAGAAAAATTGTTAAAGCAAGTTGAGCATATGAAAAAAGCATTTGAAGAAGCAGCTTCCAAATTCTCTACTTCGGTTGATTTTCATTCTGAAATTATGTATCCTGCTTTTCGTTTTGAAGAAGATCATCCTCTTGTTATAAAAGCAAAACAAGCAATGATTGAGATCGGAAGGTCACCAAGAATCCTTTCCAGTGGTGGTGGCAGTGATGCCAATGTGTTGAATGGTTATGGCATACCAACAATTAACCTAGGGGTTGGCTATGAAAATATCCATACCACGAAAGAAAGAATGCCGATTCGTGAATTGGTCAAGACGGCAGAATTGGTGATTTCGTTAATAAAACAAAATTGA
- a CDS encoding DUF3866 family protein — MIKWRKGKVVEILQETDKIQIVKIDIRDKEVKAIHYLQFGDRLETGDEVILNQTATHLRLGTGGYDFVAIPLTKYQSDLINNQKQNGHIMKLRYTPYQFSVLSCEEQSSPYHDLFTEPKSLEGLPVLIGELHSMLPIVVTMIRQLEIQEDLFPRRIVYIMTDGGSLPISFSKHVAILKEKKWLDYTITIGHSFGGDLEAVNIYTGLLAAKHLLHADIAVVVMGPGIVGTGTWLGHTGVEHGEIINAVNILKGYPISIIRASEMDQRSRHRGISHHSITALQTISLTSSAVPFPVWLEKDYPEIFDLLKKVTLTKHNLIPVTLKETDVIEILQKYPKVITSMGRTVKDDPLFFDFVASAAYFAHQYQKSFYS; from the coding sequence ATGATCAAATGGAGAAAGGGAAAAGTGGTTGAAATACTTCAGGAAACGGACAAAATTCAAATTGTTAAAATTGATATAAGAGATAAAGAAGTAAAAGCAATCCATTATTTACAATTTGGGGATCGCTTAGAAACAGGGGATGAAGTGATCCTGAATCAAACGGCAACTCACCTCCGACTAGGTACAGGAGGATACGATTTTGTTGCTATTCCCTTGACTAAATATCAGAGCGATTTAATCAATAATCAAAAACAAAATGGACATATCATGAAGCTTCGTTATACTCCTTATCAATTTTCAGTTTTGTCCTGTGAGGAACAATCAAGTCCCTATCATGATCTATTTACTGAACCTAAGTCACTCGAAGGTTTGCCTGTTCTAATTGGTGAATTACATAGTATGCTGCCGATTGTCGTAACCATGATTCGGCAGTTAGAAATACAAGAAGATCTTTTTCCTCGTAGGATCGTTTATATTATGACGGACGGGGGATCACTTCCAATTTCATTCAGTAAGCATGTGGCGATCTTAAAAGAAAAAAAATGGCTCGATTATACGATCACAATCGGCCATTCTTTTGGTGGCGATCTTGAAGCAGTAAATATATATACAGGTTTATTAGCTGCAAAACATCTTTTACATGCAGATATTGCTGTCGTAGTAATGGGTCCTGGTATTGTTGGAACCGGGACATGGTTAGGGCATACAGGAGTTGAACATGGGGAAATCATTAATGCAGTCAATATTTTAAAAGGTTATCCTATTTCAATCATCCGTGCCAGTGAGATGGATCAACGTTCTCGGCATAGAGGAATTAGTCATCATAGTATAACTGCTTTGCAAACGATTAGTTTAACTTCAAGTGCTGTTCCATTCCCTGTATGGTTGGAAAAAGATTACCCCGAAATATTTGATTTATTAAAAAAAGTAACATTAACGAAACATAATCTTATACCCGTAACACTTAAAGAAACTGATGTTATCGAGATACTTCAAAAATATCCCAAGGTAATCACTTCAATGGGGCGTACAGTGAAAGATGACCCGTTATTTTTCGACTTCGTTGCTAGTGCTGCTTACTTTGCACATCAATACCAAAAATCTTTTTATTCGTAA
- the mciZ gene encoding Z-ring formation inhibitor MciZ, which produces MKVYRNQNQLRIIGKAWEIKAKLRELSQSTLTVKEYLSKFRYE; this is translated from the coding sequence ATGAAAGTATATAGAAATCAAAATCAACTTAGGATCATCGGAAAAGCTTGGGAAATTAAAGCGAAACTCCGTGAGCTTTCCCAGTCCACTTTAACGGTAAAAGAATATTTGAGCAAGTTTCGTTACGAATAA
- a CDS encoding DUF4227 family protein, whose protein sequence is MFVTLKRLIEWFLLVFVFLLFTILMYWVVLIVNTWIEPDQFKEPIGHSIKVDGVIDSSFQSHLQLQNESMIERLKLFYWYGGY, encoded by the coding sequence TTGTTTGTCACATTAAAAAGATTAATTGAGTGGTTTTTATTAGTATTTGTCTTTTTGCTTTTTACGATCTTGATGTATTGGGTAGTTCTCATTGTCAACACATGGATTGAACCTGATCAATTTAAGGAGCCAATAGGGCATTCGATAAAGGTTGATGGAGTAATTGATTCTTCTTTTCAATCTCACTTACAATTACAAAACGAAAGTATGATCGAACGTCTGAAACTTTTTTATTGGTATGGAGGATATTAA
- a CDS encoding NUDIX hydrolase, with product MNQKFVEKTVSSQQIFDGKIIKVFVDTVELPNGKHATREIVRHPGAVGILAVTKENRVLMVKQYRKPMNQFLYEIPAGKLEPGEDPKLCAIRELKEETGYVATNMTPFSKFYTSPGFADEFIHLFYAEGIEAGEATPDEDEFVELVELTLDESIEMIEKGKIVDAKTIISIYYLQMMLLKGREK from the coding sequence TTGAACCAAAAATTTGTAGAAAAAACAGTATCAAGTCAGCAAATCTTTGATGGGAAAATTATTAAAGTATTTGTTGATACAGTAGAGTTACCAAATGGAAAACATGCCACAAGAGAAATTGTTCGTCATCCAGGAGCTGTAGGAATTCTTGCTGTGACCAAAGAAAATCGGGTTCTGATGGTCAAACAATACCGAAAACCAATGAATCAATTTCTATATGAGATTCCCGCAGGAAAATTAGAACCAGGGGAAGATCCAAAATTATGCGCAATTCGCGAATTAAAGGAAGAAACCGGTTATGTTGCTACCAATATGACACCATTTAGCAAATTTTATACATCCCCTGGATTTGCCGATGAATTCATTCATTTATTTTATGCAGAAGGAATTGAAGCAGGAGAAGCTACTCCTGATGAAGATGAGTTTGTAGAACTTGTAGAGTTGACATTAGACGAGAGTATAGAGATGATTGAAAAGGGGAAAATTGTAGATGCAAAAACAATTATCTCGATCTACTACTTGCAAATGATGCTACTAAAGGGTAGGGAAAAATGA
- a CDS encoding acyl-CoA carboxylase subunit beta, with protein MLSKIEELAKRRSKVELGGGQKRIDAQHDKGKLTARERIELLLDDGTFVELNPFIEHRGTHFGLDKMEAPGEGVVTGYGKINGRGVYVFSQDFTVFGGALGEMHSKKITNIMDLAAKNGCPVIGLNDSGGARIQEGVVSLDAYGQIFYRNSIYSGVIPQISVIMGPSAGGAVYSPAITDFVLMVENTSKMFITGPKVIETVTGEKISAENLGGAKVHSTISGNAHFTAPSEPEALEQVRQLLSYLPQNNLEDPPRVPMEKEDDGWCEELINVVPISQTKVYDIRNVIELVVDHGEFMEVHANFAKNVVVGFARIGGQSVGIVANQPKVMAGGLDIDSSDKLSRFVRTCDAFNVPIITFVDVTGFFPGVNQEHGGIIRHGAKILYAYSEATVPKISVIVRKAFGGAYVALNSKSIGADLVFAWPNAEIAVMGPEGAANIIFSKEIEESEDPVATRAQKIAEYREKFANPYVAAAMGMVDDVIDPRETRRKLKQSLEMLRNKKETRPPKKHGNIPL; from the coding sequence ATGTTAAGTAAAATTGAAGAGTTAGCGAAAAGAAGAAGCAAGGTTGAGTTAGGTGGTGGACAAAAGAGAATCGACGCCCAACACGATAAAGGGAAATTAACAGCTAGAGAAAGAATTGAACTTTTGTTAGATGATGGAACATTTGTTGAATTAAATCCTTTTATTGAGCATCGTGGTACACATTTTGGTTTGGACAAAATGGAAGCACCAGGTGAAGGTGTTGTAACAGGATATGGGAAAATAAATGGACGTGGAGTTTATGTTTTTTCCCAAGATTTCACTGTTTTTGGTGGAGCATTAGGGGAGATGCATTCAAAGAAGATCACAAATATTATGGATTTGGCTGCAAAAAATGGTTGTCCTGTGATTGGATTAAATGATTCTGGTGGAGCAAGGATTCAAGAAGGTGTGGTTTCTTTAGATGCTTACGGCCAAATCTTTTATCGTAACTCGATCTACTCTGGAGTGATTCCCCAAATTTCTGTGATTATGGGACCAAGTGCTGGTGGGGCCGTTTACTCACCAGCTATTACGGACTTTGTACTTATGGTTGAGAATACGAGTAAAATGTTTATTACAGGACCAAAAGTAATTGAAACGGTAACGGGTGAAAAAATTAGTGCCGAGAATTTAGGCGGAGCAAAAGTTCATTCGACGATTAGTGGAAATGCACATTTTACTGCACCATCCGAACCAGAAGCATTGGAACAAGTACGTCAACTTCTTAGCTATCTCCCGCAAAATAATTTAGAAGATCCTCCTCGAGTACCAATGGAAAAAGAGGATGATGGTTGGTGTGAGGAATTGATCAATGTCGTTCCGATTTCACAAACGAAAGTTTACGATATTCGCAATGTAATCGAACTAGTTGTGGATCATGGCGAATTTATGGAAGTTCATGCTAATTTTGCGAAAAACGTAGTTGTTGGTTTTGCGAGGATTGGAGGACAAAGTGTTGGAATCGTTGCAAATCAGCCGAAAGTAATGGCTGGGGGATTGGACATCGATTCATCAGATAAACTATCTCGATTTGTTCGTACCTGTGATGCCTTTAATGTTCCAATTATTACATTTGTTGACGTAACAGGATTTTTCCCAGGGGTTAATCAGGAACATGGCGGAATTATTCGTCATGGGGCTAAAATTCTATATGCCTATTCGGAAGCTACAGTACCTAAAATTTCAGTGATCGTACGTAAAGCTTTTGGTGGTGCCTATGTGGCTTTAAATAGTAAATCGATTGGTGCTGATCTAGTCTTTGCTTGGCCAAATGCTGAAATTGCAGTGATGGGGCCTGAAGGGGCAGCCAATATTATCTTCAGTAAAGAAATTGAAGAAAGTGAAGATCCCGTTGCGACAAGAGCGCAGAAAATTGCCGAATATAGGGAAAAATTTGCCAATCCTTATGTTGCCGCAGCAATGGGAATGGTTGATGATGTCATTGATCCAAGAGAAACGAGAAGAAAATTAAAACAATCATTAGAAATGTTAAGAAATAAAAAGGAAACAAGACCGCCAAAGAAACACGGAAATATTCCACTCTAA
- a CDS encoding Fur family transcriptional regulator — protein sequence MEKRIEKIKQQLHSYNFKLTPQREALIRVLIENEEGHLSAEDAFLLVKKKVPDIGLATVYRTLELLSELNILQKLNFGDNVTRYEFRSEQAEHHHHHLVCINCGKVEEINEDWLGPIEERVEKQFDFDILDHRLIFNGICSECKKKRQ from the coding sequence ATGGAAAAACGTATCGAAAAAATAAAACAACAGCTTCATTCGTATAATTTTAAGCTTACTCCTCAACGTGAGGCACTGATAAGGGTTTTAATCGAGAATGAAGAAGGTCATTTAAGTGCAGAAGATGCGTTTCTATTAGTCAAAAAAAAGGTTCCTGATATTGGTTTAGCAACTGTCTATCGTACATTAGAGTTACTAAGTGAATTAAATATTCTGCAAAAATTAAATTTTGGCGATAATGTGACAAGGTATGAGTTTCGCTCGGAACAAGCTGAGCATCATCATCATCATTTAGTATGTATTAATTGTGGGAAAGTAGAAGAAATTAACGAAGATTGGCTAGGACCGATTGAAGAACGGGTTGAGAAGCAATTTGATTTTGATATCTTGGATCATCGCTTGATCTTTAATGGTATTTGCAGTGAATGTAAGAAAAAAAGACAATAG
- a CDS encoding endonuclease Q family protein — MKAYFADLHIHIGWTEIKKPIKISASKNLTFRNLIQEAYHRKGLDMIGIIDAHSPLVQKEIQSLLQEGIIQELAEGGLRYQDLTILLGSEIEIKEENRGEAHYLVFLPYFEDMVLFSDWLKKRMKNIQLSSQRLYVSTKELQKETKVREGLFIPAHIFTPFKSVYGNCCKRMEEVLDLSLIDAVELGLSSDTEMADQIEELHPYTFVTDSDAHSLVKIGREYNEIQMETPSFKELMLALKRKDGRKVISNYGLDPKLGKYHKSRCAKCETLITNETVCPKCGSQRIIKGVSNRIEEIATLSQPKHPEYRPSYIHQVPLEFIPKLGPKTLARLLEHFGNEMNIIHRVKKEDLLTVVSEPIADMIIKARAGQLVVEMGGGGFYGKVLN, encoded by the coding sequence ATGAAAGCTTATTTTGCTGATTTGCATATTCATATTGGATGGACAGAAATAAAAAAGCCTATAAAGATAAGTGCTTCTAAAAACTTGACGTTTCGCAATCTTATTCAAGAGGCATATCATCGTAAAGGATTAGATATGATCGGGATCATCGATGCCCATTCTCCTTTGGTTCAAAAGGAGATTCAGTCTTTACTTCAAGAAGGAATAATACAAGAATTAGCTGAAGGTGGTTTGCGTTATCAAGATTTAACGATTCTTTTAGGTTCTGAGATTGAAATAAAAGAGGAAAATAGAGGAGAAGCTCACTATCTTGTATTCCTTCCTTATTTTGAAGATATGGTTCTTTTTTCCGATTGGTTGAAAAAACGGATGAAGAATATTCAATTGAGTTCACAACGCTTATATGTATCCACAAAAGAACTTCAGAAGGAGACAAAAGTAAGGGAAGGGCTTTTTATCCCAGCTCATATCTTTACTCCATTTAAATCAGTGTATGGGAATTGTTGTAAAAGAATGGAAGAAGTTCTTGATCTGTCGTTGATTGATGCCGTTGAATTAGGCTTAAGTTCTGACACGGAGATGGCAGATCAAATTGAGGAATTACATCCTTACACTTTTGTTACCGATTCTGATGCTCATTCATTAGTGAAAATCGGAAGGGAATATAATGAGATACAAATGGAAACACCGAGTTTTAAAGAACTAATGTTGGCCTTAAAGCGAAAAGATGGAAGAAAAGTAATCAGCAATTATGGGCTAGACCCGAAACTTGGTAAATATCATAAGAGTCGTTGTGCAAAATGCGAGACATTAATTACAAACGAAACAGTTTGTCCCAAATGTGGTAGTCAACGGATCATAAAGGGTGTTTCCAATCGTATTGAAGAAATTGCAACCTTATCTCAGCCTAAGCACCCAGAATATCGTCCATCCTATATTCATCAAGTACCTTTAGAATTTATCCCGAAACTTGGTCCAAAAACTTTAGCTCGGTTACTTGAGCATTTTGGAAATGAAATGAATATTATCCATCGTGTGAAAAAGGAAGATTTATTGACTGTTGTTTCAGAACCAATCGCTGATATGATCATCAAGGCGAGAGCAGGACAATTAGTGGTTGAAATGGGTGGAGGGGGCTTTTATGGAAAAGTCTTAAATTAG